A window of Schistocerca serialis cubense isolate TAMUIC-IGC-003099 chromosome 1, iqSchSeri2.2, whole genome shotgun sequence genomic DNA:
AGGAACATAATATTAGTAGTCATTTGACTAACATGAAATTCGTGCTGCACATGATTTTGCCTAGCAAACTAATACGAGTAGGATAACGGTTGACTTTGTCATGTGTGTGACGTGGGTATCACTGTTGCGTTACGCCGACAGCAACTTCTCCCTCCAGGACGCAGGACTCCGGCTGGCGATTTGGCGCTTCTGGTGCTCCATCGTCCCGATGTAGACGTGCCCGCCGTACCACCGTAGCACGGCTGGCAGCTGTCCCGTGTTACACGGAGGCCACGACGCCCGGCGCTCGCTCCTCTATGATGCGGTAGTAGCTGAATACCACCCACAGAAAGTACAGTTCCAGACCTGCAACATCGACACAAACGCACTGCAACCTTTGTTTCAGACCAGAGGCTGTGGTGAACACAAAAATTTGCCGACAGCCAGAACACAGCACAGGACCTGGATGAGAAGCCATCTACAGACACAGACGTCTTAGGTGGTCTAACAGCGACGATTTCAACTATACAAGCAAAACCGGGTGCCCCCCCCCACCCTACTCAGCCCGAATCGCAAACACCGAACTTCAAGGTTCATGTCGAGAGCAAGATCATCATCAGATCATTCATCTGAATAGACGTTGCCTAGATTATTCTGTCTTGTAAGGAAAGAAACATTCTGCAAGAATAAAAACAAACCGTAGTTATTAACAGGATAAGGTCGTAGGACATCTGTCACAACAGTGACAATTTCGTGTTTATCGGGGAAACGTGGTACCAGTCAACTGATATTCAAAGTCCTGTTCCACATTAATTGCGTGATTGTCAAATTAGTAAACCAACGGGATCCGTGGATGACTTACGAAGCTCAACCTCGTCGAAAttacaggtgtaagtaggctgtttaggtttttatattggtaacgccaagtagcgctctgtatgaaaatcactggctgtgctgtgtgcagtctgtgtctcgtttgcattgttgaaaaattctcaattgtagtgggcagttggatgtgaacagcgcgtagcgttgcgcagttggaggtgagcctccagcagtggaggatgtggggagagaaatggcggagttttgagagcggatgaagtggacttgtgtccatcagatacagtatatttgtaagactgtatgtcgagaactgatatatatattatgaattttgaacactattaagctggcagtagtggcgcttgctgtgttgcagtagttcgagtaacgaagatttttatgaggtaagtgatttgtgaaacgtataggttaatgttagtcagggccattcttttgtaggtattattgaaagtcagattgcgttgctctaaaaatattgtgtgtcagtttagtgttgatcagaataagtaaagtgagtactgtctgagtacgttcagttttgctcagctgtttgaaaatcagataatgtaagagatttatcagcacaataattcatttataatttttctaaggggacgtttcacagggtgagtcaggaggaaaggtatttACTTCGAAAGGTGATAGCGCGCAGCTTTCACTTTTGGGCAGACGAAGATTGCACTCTACTGTGGAAATAGATTTTCAAAGTCGTTTCTCAGTGAAAGTGTAGTGCGGTATTATTGATGGCCAACTCTTCTCTCCAGTTGTATTAGATAACGCTCTTGATGGAATACGGTTTTTTGATTTCCTGCAAAATGTGCTACCAGAGGACTGTGAGGATATTCCTTTGTCAACACGACATCTTACGTATCTTCAGCACGAATGACGtccgtgattttcaaacagcttcaTGGAGAATCGACCTTGCTCATCTACCTTATCGAAGAATGCAGCTCTGGCCGGTATTTTCTAGCCTTTTGTAAACACTTGTTACCAGCCGTTCCAAAatagggtaatttccaagaatgattgcctatcgaacgcGTGAGCTCCTAACGATGTATATCTAACGTGCGACGCGATGTCGACCACACGACTCTGGTGGCGTGAGTTTGGATACTGACTAGAGCAACGACAAAAGACGAACGTTTATTAAGTTACAGTTAATAACAAATGAAAGTACGAGTAGTAACTTTACTTACTTCACTCGTCAGCCACATCTTATTCGTGCACTACTGCTAGTGTTGTGTAAGCTGCCAGCAGCAATTCTTTTTCCCATAACCCGGGTACGCTCTTGCTATGTCAGTCGAGAGATAGCAGGAGAGTATCAGTAGGGTCAATTTTTCCAGGCAACCTCAAGTTGTATAAATATAGATATCTGAAGAGATACAACTTTCCACGCTATATGAACGAGGAGCTAGATTTCGTCATGTGCGGCTCTCGGCACTCGAAACTGCAAACGATAAAGTATGTCCCCCTGGCAACACACTACGCGTTTACCATAATTCGCGCCACCAAAATCGTATGGTCTATATCGAGTCGCACGTTCGATACATATCGTTAGGAGCCCACgcgttcgataggcaatcattcttgcaaATTACCCAAAATCGATATAGATCGTGAGCTATATGGTTTGAGGAGTGATAGTATTCGTGattttcaaaaagaaaatttcccatgaacatatgcccttttcttaaccggaTTGGACATGAAGTTATCAATAATTATATAAGTACTAGGAACTGTCAATCTTATAAAGGGTTTCTTAAGTTCATTACACTTTGTAAAATGAGACCTTAAAGCCATctgaaataaaatcaataaataaaacatccGGTATGCCCCAGAACAGAGTATTAGGGCCGCTGCTGCTCAtgttcaaaattaaaaaattagcagATAGCGTCAGCTGGAATCTtgagcttttcgcagatgatggagTTATGAATGAGGGAACTGTGTCAGTTAAAACTTACAGCAGTAACCAATTAGTGGAAAAACACCAGCCTACTGAAATATTGGCAACTTACTGCTAGTGCAGAATAACGCTTAGCTGCACTCTTCGAGAAACGTAAAACCATAGTATCCTTTGACAATCCATTTTATCTGTGACAAAGAGAGAAACTGACGTCTTGCAAGGTGTAAAGATATGAAGTTTAATTATTGCATAGGCTCTGTTGTTGGTAGAGGAGACGGCACGTTACGATTCACTGGGCCCTTTCTCTCTTAGCGTAACCCCTAACCTTCCCTAGGAGATAAGATGGTGACAGCAGTATTGTAGCATGGTCAAATtcacaaatcatataaatttatcaAATGGAAATATGGATCGCTGTATCTTGTATATTAACATTCTTTATGTACATAGTTTGTGCGGTTAGCTAATTTCGACTTTGCGTCATTTTCAAGCACGTGAAGTCGTGATATGCCAACATGGAAGAGAATAGCATTGTCTGCGTACATAATGATATAGATTAAAACATTAACAGATTACATACACATAACAACATTAAAGTATAACAGTTCTACTTGCATGCATGGCATAAAGTAAGTGCATTGCGTGTTACAATATGTATATAATGGATTTGTCTTACACAAATATGGTCACACGCCATAATTAAGCAATACGTGTGGACAGAATCCTGTCCAAACGCTACACCATCAAATGTCACATAATAACAACTGTAACTAAGAGTACTCGAGACTGAAAACTATAAACAGCTGTTACGTAATTCTGAAGATACTCCTACGGCTAACATTGCAGAACAGTCGATAGCAACGTGGAAGAGGTAGTCTACATTACGTCATTTGCTATTGTACCAGACTTAACTCACGTATTGTACTCAACGTAATCTGTGATGGAAGGACATATAAGCCAACGTATTAAGGTTTTATTCAGTTCATTGGAAGGAATTCATAAATTAActaaaaatttcataaaatgtttagGGAGGTCCATTCCATTAATTGCTGGCGTACCGGACTTAAATCACATACTATATTGTGTAGTACGCAATCAGTGACGAATCCCCATATGTGTACGTACAGACAAACATattgagagaggggaggggaggggggggggaaagggagATGCATCGAATATCGAATTTGAGTCACATGTAAATAAGAGCACAAACGGAAAACATTGCTCAGGTAATCCAGTCCGTTACAGTGAATGAAGTATTAGGCCACCAGTAATCGTGTTACTGAACGCTTTAAGCTCACAGACAACGGCGACTTGTTAGAGAATACTTGAGCATGAATCAAAGTGAGAAACTGTCAGATATTGGAATATGGGTaaattatatatatgaagacagtgcCTGTTCTCGAATGAACAGATActgtagatgaccgtgcagcttttccctggaataaatgatgacttacTAAAACCCTCAGCTAACGACAGGTGTTGTTGGTATTCctcaatgtggacagctgaaaatgtgtgccccgaccgggactcgaacccaggatctcctgcttacatggcagacgctctatccatctgagccaccgaggacagaaatgaatagcgcgactgcaggcacttaccccttgcacgcttcccgtgatacattcccaactgtccacaattctacatatgtaatgtaccttatagacatttccccatccactcattactcgcgcacgctttggcttGGCTATTCATCCGtgtcctaggtggctcagatggatagagcatcttccatgtaagcaggagatccccggttcgagtcccggtcggggcacacattttctactgtccacatcgaggtatacccctgtcggcagctgagggtttcagttagtcatcatttattccagggaaaagctgcacggtcatctacagTATCTGTTCATTCGAGAACaggtactgtcttcatatatatatagttaaaaggctacccagccattgaccttcgtctgtgcgaatgcgcacaggttgcccaaactcttacgggaatcgccaaaccgcgcgcgagtaatgagtggatgggcaaatgtctataaggtacattacataagtataattgtggacagttgggaatgtgagtctcacgggaagcgtgcaagggataactgcctgcagtcgcgctattcatctgtgtcctcggtggctcagatggatagagcgtctgccatgtaagcaggagatcccgggttcgagtcccggtcggggcgcacattttcagctgtccacatcgaggtataccaacaacacctgtcggcagctgagggtttcagttagtcatcatttatgagTAAATTAGACGGAAACAGATACGTTTTCTTAAATCGGGTAATAGATAATGTTTCTGGAGAAGAGCTTTACTTACCGAAGTCTCCGAGACCAAGCAGTAGAGTGACGACCGCATCAACGGTATTCGCATACACAAAGAATATGACGATGGTCAACGGGAACAGAGCGGCGTCTATGATGAGGAGAGCCACGTTGATGATGAGACACCAGAAGATCAGCCGATGGCGTTCCTGGAAACCCCCAAAGCTCTCAGCAAGGCGCTGTGTCTTGGTGTCGATGGCAGTAATTGTCAACTCTTGGGTACTGAATAACATACGCAGGCAATGTCTTCCTCTGTTGTCCAACTGTGTACTGACAAAATGCTATGTTCACCTGCATTTCTTGTGCACACAAACAGCTCACAAAACTGATAGCACGGATTCGAGAGGCGCACTCCTCTCCAACACGACAATTCCATACCACACGTAAGGGCTGTGACTACTGCACAATCCAACGCCTTGGATTCACCGTCATCAGTCATCCACCATACCTTGTACGTCATCAAATGTCAATACTTTTTCTAGTTTATATTTATTGCCGCTGGCTGTTTTCTGTTTCCGCGTTACCGCACATGTTGCAAAAGGGCCACTCCCCAGCAGAACTCATTttatgttctcgagtttgcgaagtgtatTTCCGAGAGTACAGTGCAAAGGCGTTTCAGGCTCacgtaccaaattgatcctccgactGGATGGAACATTCTCAGATGTTATCGAGAGTATGTACACATAGGATGTGTTTGTAAAGGAAAGACCCGGCCGGagtgtctgagcggttctaggcgcttcagtccggaaccgcgccaccgctacggtcgcaggttcgaatcctgcctcgggcatggatgtgtgtgatgtccttaagttggttaggtttaagtagttcttagttcaaggggactgatgacctgagaagttaaatcccatagtgctcagagccatttgaaccatttttgaattacttCCATTTCCTTTCATGGGTATTGGTGTGAACTGCGCATTTTCCATTCTCTGGGTACGGATCATTCTACGGAGCGAGCAATTgtctatgattgttaagtatggagctactgtatcagcataatctgaaaggaacccgaCTGTTACGTAATCTGTTATCGGAAGATTTGCCTTTCTGAAGTGTTTTATACTCCGTCGCTACACCAAGGATATTGAATTCTAACTTATTCATATTTGCAgtttgtaaaggaaagagtcctggccgccctcgaAAGTGTCGCATGAATCCATACCGCTCTCCAACGTAGTCCTACAAAATCATCTCGTCTTACCAATCGGAGTGACAACAACAGTCTGGCGTGTTTTGAGTCGTCGGTTGGTCAGTACAAGTTACAGGAGTCACAGGCTCTATGCCATGAAGACAAACGGAAACGTGTGGCACTTTCTGACGAGCGTCGGAATGCTATTGACGATGATAACATTTTCGCACAATGCATCGTGTTCGGTGATGAAGCTACTTTGCACCATAGCGAGAGAAAGttcaagaaaaaaattctgaatttcgaATTTGGCGCCTGCAGGACCCACATGCAGACACTGTACATGTACGAGACGCACCCTTAGTCAATCTGTTGTGTCCGACATCCCAGTTTACAGACCATTTTTCTATTGTGGCTACAAGGTTAACGTTCAGCAGTATCTTGCTATGTTGCTTATTTTGTCCGAGGCTGAACGGGGCATCTACTCACTGGAGTCGCTAAATGCGTTAATATCTGAGTGAAACTGTACCtagccgttggattggtcgtcaagcaGCCGGCGACTTAGCATTTCTCAGCCGGCCTCCATGGTCACTCCGTTTGACGCCCTgtggcttctttctgtggggtttcattaaggacaacgtttctgcaccaacagttccagagaacctggaagagttgaagaattcGGTCcctactgccataacatcagtgacgatggACATGTTTACCCGAGTTGGGGAAGAATTCGAGTgttgatgtgatattgttcgtttcACTGGTGGAGGACTTATTGACCACCTGAAATTTAAACTCGAGAGTTCTGTAATAACGTGCCCCAAGCTTCTTAGTTGTCTGTTTTACAGCTTAATACATTTATGCATTCGAAACACCCTGCACGTCTTTCTATGTGAGTAGCCCTTATCATTGTACAAAACCTTCgaagaatgaataaataatactgttattgttgttattagcaTCATTATTACTCACAGAAATTTGTAAAACTAATttataaaactatttttaaagcATTAATCACGCTTACCTTGTTGGCTCCGAAGATGAGCACTAGAGCGGCGATGATCTTGAGAATTCCAAGAATGGCCTCAATGTAGGGGAAACCGTCCCAGACTGAAACACATAGCGTTTAGTGTGAGACAAACCCTACGATACCCACTGAACGCTGCAGTAACGGattacaaaaaaatgactctgttaccctactggtcattaaaattgctacaccacgaagatgacgtgctacaaacgcgaaatttaaccaacaggaaaaagatgctgtgatataccaatgattagcttttcagagcattcacacaagtttggcgccggtggcgacacctacaacgtgctgacaggaggaaagtttccaaccgatttctcatacacaaacaacagttgaccggcgttgcctcgtgaaacgttgttgcgatgtctcgtgtaaggatgagaaatgcgtaccatcacgtttccgactttcataaaggtcggattgtagcctatcgcgattgcggtttatcgtatcgcaacattgctgctcgcattggtccagatccaatgactgttggcagaatatggaatcggtgggttcaggagggtaaaacggaatgccgtgctggatcccgacggcctcgtatcacttgcagtggagatgacaggcatcttatccgcatggctgtaacggatcgtgcagccacgtttcgatccctgagtcaacagatggggacgtttgcaagacaacaaccatctgcacgaacagttcgacgacatttgcagcagcatggactatcagctcggagaccaaggctgcggttacccttgacgctgcatcacagacaggagcgcctgcgatggtgtactcaacgacgaacctgggtgcaagaatggcaaaacgtcattttttcggatgaatccaggttctgtttacagcatcatgatggtcgcatccgtgtatggcgacatcgcggtgaacgcacattagaagcatttattcgtcatcgccatactggcgtatcacccggcgtggtggtatggggtgccattagttacaagtctcggtcacctcttgttcgcattgacggcactttaaacagtggacgttacatttcagatgtgttacgagccgtggctctacccttcattcgatccctgtgaaaccctacatttcagcaagatattgcatgaccgcgtgttgcaggtcctgtatgagcctttctggatgcagaaaatgttcgactgctgccctggccagcatgttatccagatctctcaccaattgaaaacgtctggtcaatggtggcggagcaactggctcgtcacaatacgccagtcactactcttgatgaactgtggtatcatgttgaagctgcaagggcagctgtacctgtacacgccatccaagttctgtttgactcaatgccaggcgcatcaaggcggttattacggccagaggtggttgttctgggtactgatatctcagaatctatgcacccaaattgcgtgaaaatgtaaccacatgtcagttctagtacaatatatttgtccaataaatacccgtttatcatctgcatttcttcttggtgaagcaagtttaatggccagtagtgtattttaaaactACAACCAATCTCCAGAGACACAAAAAGTGATAATCAAATAAACTCATTTCCAGTGGAGCAGAGTATACTCAAGCAGGGCCCCGATGCTGAAATCCAGGCGGTTGGCAACGTACGTTTGCTCAACACTTACTCCTTGTCAGCGCCTCTGCATCTGTGAACAGGGCACTGGGGCGAAACTGGCATTTCGAGATGCTACCGTGGTTCTTGGCGGGCCATGCAGGTGAGCTCAGCCGTAACAAGACCAGTCTTGTTCTGTTTAAGAGCTGATCATCATCCAGGCTAGGCATGTTGCAACAACTGGATTTCGAATCGGCGTCTGCTGTTTGCTGGCTGCCACGGGGCGAGGCCACCAGAGCTCTTCCGCCATCCACATACGACCGTCTGCCAGGTATCCAGCCGCAGCCTGGGTGGCCAGGGGTCCAGATAACGTCCTCGTAGCTCTGACCCACTGGGGCCGACATCAGCAGCCATCGCCCTCTAGCCAACTGTACCGTGTTAGACCCCAGCCCCGTTGGGGCTGTACGCCTTCTCGCTCCGATCGCAGCTACGAGAGGTGAAGCACCATTAACCGACGCAACTCCAAGGCAGAACGATGCGTCGTTATGAAGGTGATAGCCGAGCTGTATTGGCCAAAGCGCTGACACCGATGTAATGTTGCCAGCACGATGCAGCCTCTGTTCACTTCTGCATCCGACGTTGCCTCCTGGTTGCCCCCTGTGGGCGCCGTAGAAGTCAATAAATTATTTGTCACCACTGGTGCCCTCTTCTTCTGTACCTACTCTCTTCCTACACCAGAGAACTAATCACCCACACCCAATAGACACACAGTTTACAAGTCGTGTCAGAGGATGGTTGGAGGTTG
This region includes:
- the LOC126469812 gene encoding lysosomal-associated transmembrane protein 4B-like isoform X1, coding for MLPQLNHCCCGCSLQTGSILIGAYQLVRGLFEMISEILLGIAGGRHGYGWEYLWDGFPYIEAILGILKIIAALVLIFGANKERHRLIFWCLIINVALLIIDAALFPLTIVIFFVYANTVDAVVTLLLGLGDFGLELYFLWVVFSYYRIIEERAPGVVASV
- the LOC126469812 gene encoding uncharacterized protein LOC126469812 isoform X2; its protein translation is MLPQLNHCCCGCSLQTGSILIGAYQLVRGLFEMISEILLVWDGFPYIEAILGILKIIAALVLIFGANKERHRLIFWCLIINVALLIIDAALFPLTIVIFFVYANTVDAVVTLLLGLGDFGLELYFLWVVFSYYRIIEERAPGVVASV